The following coding sequences lie in one Pontibacter sp. G13 genomic window:
- a CDS encoding anhydro-N-acetylmuramic acid kinase, whose translation MKRYTGIGTMSGTSMDGLDLVACTFEIDGDQYSFSVDHAQTVPFDEKWHARLYHLRDQSAEVYAKTNVYFGHWLGETIQSFIREFDISPDFAAIHGQTIFHQPNLNFTSQIGDGETVASYLPCPLVSNFRNKDIALGGQGAPLISLGEKYLFPDYPLFLNLGGFSNVTFGSIAFDLTPVNIVLNYLWSQREQVTEVQFDEDGDFARKGSFIEPLFDALNELPYYHQAPPKSLGWEWVQEEVLPLLNHYPANLEDRMHTFTHHVVFQIARGLEQIQAEGHSMLVTGGGGHNGFLMELLQNSLQPLQITISQDAPKQWVDFKEAIVFAFLGLRTLEGKTTTIQGVTGASQASVTGSIHLPPNGGYSLL comes from the coding sequence ATGAAGCGATACACCGGAATTGGCACTATGTCGGGAACCTCCATGGATGGACTCGATCTTGTTGCCTGCACCTTCGAGATTGATGGTGATCAATACTCTTTCTCTGTAGACCATGCCCAGACCGTTCCATTTGATGAAAAATGGCACGCCCGGCTTTATCATCTTAGGGATCAAAGTGCAGAGGTGTACGCAAAGACAAATGTTTATTTTGGGCATTGGCTTGGGGAAACCATTCAATCTTTCATCCGAGAGTTTGACATTTCTCCAGACTTCGCAGCCATTCACGGCCAGACGATTTTCCATCAGCCCAACCTGAATTTCACCTCTCAAATCGGGGATGGAGAAACAGTCGCTTCCTATCTACCTTGTCCACTCGTGAGTAATTTTCGAAACAAGGACATTGCCCTTGGCGGTCAGGGAGCCCCATTGATTTCCCTTGGAGAGAAGTACCTGTTCCCAGACTATCCGCTATTCCTCAATCTCGGAGGATTCAGCAATGTCACCTTCGGATCAATTGCCTTTGATCTGACTCCTGTGAATATTGTACTGAATTACCTCTGGAGTCAGCGTGAGCAGGTCACTGAAGTTCAATTTGATGAGGATGGAGACTTTGCACGAAAGGGGTCATTCATCGAACCCTTGTTTGATGCTCTGAATGAATTGCCTTATTATCATCAGGCGCCTCCCAAATCTCTGGGCTGGGAGTGGGTTCAGGAAGAAGTGCTTCCGCTCCTCAATCATTACCCTGCTAATTTGGAGGACCGAATGCACACCTTCACGCATCACGTCGTCTTCCAGATTGCGAGAGGGCTTGAGCAGATTCAGGCGGAAGGCCATTCCATGCTCGTAACAGGCGGAGGCGGACACAATGGGTTTTTGATGGAATTGCTCCAAAACTCTCTCCAACCCCTGCAAATCACCATTTCCCAAGATGCGCCCAAGCAGTGGGTGGATTTTAAGGAAGCGATCGTGTTCGCATTTTTGGGATTGAGAACGCTTGAAGGAAAAACCACAACGATCCAAGGCGTAACCGGAGCTAGTCAAGCTTCTGTAACTGGGAGCATTCATTTGCCTCCCAATGGCGGATACTCCTTGTTGTAA
- a CDS encoding DUF547 domain-containing protein, with amino-acid sequence MPWGVLPHSPVDHGPWSAQLGKYIQSDGSVDYQAWQENRDTLDLYVESLLANPPAPETPEDVQLAHWINAYNALTIQLILNNYPLKSIKDLDKIPYVSTVWHNKLYEINGLPISLNNIEHQILRQQFDEPRIHFAINCASVSCPVLRPEAYFPESLDQQLEEQAHAFFASSQRNIITQDEIQISKIFLWFQEDFTRHGELWEFINTYSEVELGSDTKISYLNYDWNLNDSKP; translated from the coding sequence ATGCCTTGGGGAGTCCTCCCTCATTCACCCGTAGATCACGGTCCTTGGTCGGCACAGCTAGGCAAATACATTCAATCAGACGGATCGGTGGATTATCAAGCGTGGCAAGAAAACCGCGACACGCTTGATCTTTACGTCGAGTCTCTGCTTGCAAATCCTCCTGCGCCCGAAACTCCAGAGGACGTACAATTGGCCCATTGGATAAATGCCTACAATGCATTGACCATTCAGTTAATCCTGAACAACTACCCACTCAAGAGTATCAAAGACCTAGACAAAATCCCGTATGTATCCACGGTTTGGCACAATAAGCTTTATGAAATCAATGGTTTACCTATCAGTCTCAACAACATAGAGCACCAGATTTTGCGCCAACAATTCGATGAGCCCAGAATTCACTTTGCGATCAATTGCGCTTCCGTTTCCTGCCCGGTTTTGAGACCCGAAGCCTATTTCCCTGAATCCCTAGACCAACAGCTGGAAGAGCAGGCCCACGCTTTTTTTGCCTCTTCCCAACGAAATATCATCACCCAAGATGAGATTCAGATCTCCAAAATATTCCTCTGGTTTCAGGAAGATTTCACGCGACATGGAGAATTGTGGGAATTCATCAACACATACAGCGAAGTAGAATTGGGTTCTGATACCAAAATCTCCTACCTCAATTATGATTGGAACTTGAATGATTCCAAACCATGA
- a CDS encoding FAD-dependent oxidoreductase, giving the protein MHIVIIGNGIAGITTARHVRKLSDHDITVISAESEYFWSRPALMYVYMGHMKFEHTQPYESFFWTKNRINLKQGYVQSIDANAHQLQLAGGETISYDKLVLATGSLPNKFGWPGQDLDGVQGMVSKQDLDSMEARTPDIKHAVVVGGGLIGIEMAEMFHSRHIPVTFLVREKSFWRGVMPPEESELINQEIYAHPDIDLRLGTELKEILPDSSGKVRAVVTSTDEEIPCEFVGLTAGVHANTALADAAGIETGRGFLVDELLQTNVADIYAIGDCAELRNPAPGRRGIEAVWYTGKHMGPILAQTLCGTPTKYIQPTWFNSAKFLELEYQVYGSVGNGVKDGETHLYWQHPHQRKSIRIVYDTESRSVLGFNLMGIRYRQSVCQAWIESATHIEEVLQNLGAANFDPEFFKQYEADVVAQYNAQHPGQNLTLKRKRGWKQALAILAGK; this is encoded by the coding sequence ATGCACATTGTCATCATTGGAAACGGCATTGCTGGAATCACCACCGCAAGACATGTCCGCAAACTCAGCGATCACGACATCACAGTGATCTCGGCTGAATCTGAATACTTCTGGTCTCGCCCAGCCCTCATGTATGTCTACATGGGACACATGAAGTTTGAGCATACCCAGCCCTACGAGTCTTTTTTCTGGACCAAAAACCGAATCAACCTCAAGCAAGGGTATGTCCAATCCATTGATGCTAACGCTCATCAGCTTCAATTGGCAGGAGGAGAAACGATCTCCTATGACAAACTGGTGTTGGCGACGGGCTCCCTTCCCAACAAATTCGGTTGGCCTGGCCAAGATCTTGACGGCGTGCAGGGAATGGTTTCCAAGCAAGACCTTGATAGCATGGAAGCGCGGACGCCTGACATCAAACATGCGGTGGTTGTCGGTGGCGGGCTCATCGGGATTGAAATGGCCGAGATGTTTCATTCAAGGCATATTCCAGTGACATTTTTGGTGCGGGAAAAAAGCTTCTGGCGCGGCGTAATGCCTCCCGAAGAATCAGAACTCATCAATCAAGAAATTTATGCGCACCCAGATATTGACCTTCGACTTGGGACAGAACTGAAGGAAATTCTGCCTGATTCATCAGGCAAGGTTCGTGCTGTAGTCACCTCAACCGATGAGGAAATCCCCTGTGAATTCGTGGGCTTGACCGCTGGTGTGCATGCCAACACAGCTTTGGCGGATGCAGCCGGCATTGAAACAGGAAGAGGTTTTCTGGTAGATGAATTGCTGCAAACCAATGTGGCTGACATTTATGCTATCGGGGATTGTGCGGAGCTCCGGAATCCAGCCCCAGGGAGAAGAGGGATCGAAGCTGTCTGGTACACAGGGAAGCACATGGGACCGATCTTGGCACAAACCCTCTGCGGCACACCTACCAAATACATTCAGCCGACTTGGTTCAATAGTGCCAAGTTTTTGGAGCTGGAATATCAGGTTTATGGCTCTGTGGGAAATGGAGTAAAAGATGGAGAAACCCACCTCTATTGGCAGCATCCACATCAGCGCAAATCCATTCGAATTGTCTACGATACAGAATCTAGAAGCGTGTTGGGATTCAATCTCATGGGAATTCGATATCGACAATCTGTCTGTCAAGCTTGGATAGAGTCTGCGACGCACATCGAAGAAGTCCTTCAGAATCTAGGAGCGGCCAACTTTGACCCTGAATTCTTCAAGCAATATGAAGCGGATGTCGTCGCACAATACAACGCTCAACATCCCGGGCAGAATCTCACCCTCAAGCGGAAACGTGGCTGGAAACAAGCCTTGGCCATTTTAGCTGGAAAGTAA
- a CDS encoding 4Fe-4S dicluster domain-containing protein, which yields MNLTKYTGLTIFCVALAAFIGLLFLTRHELEEVQIQHITDELKPQHQPYLQAELEKLAGQDLGGKFSFVPKVMQAIHQANAAITTEFQISEEQVAQFVQTAQTASDAGFAMTETSRASALEKLPESMRQTISDYTGWLVGKEFGSQDEYQTQAAQGVKNAVDGFINGKLIAGEKKDYAYKILKGSSKGLFWEHQYLFFWLIIVGGSLGALMWIVPAFFDGIPGIKHNGIYHNSATSRGAIGIATGVFLISFYILLYFFHYLIPEWISLVDPVSMWLRGEPASQWFMYGFLYTIAITVMGIRMFTKYRHSNYHLLRTASVMFFQICFAFLIPQVLYQLNLPEDDLKNIWPLDYDLFFEWNIDAHIQAGSIGIFMLVWGIILTVVGVPLLTYFFGKRWYCSWVCGCGGLAETLGDPYRQLSDKSLKAWKVERWLIHSVLVFAVIMTGLVLYTYFSKESTVLGLNSYTVRSWYGFGISSIFAGVVGTGFYPLMGSRVWCRFGCPLAAYLGIVQRFKSRFRITTNGGQCISCGNCSTYCEMGIDVRAYAQRGQNIVRASCVGCGVCAAVCPRGVLALENGPNTDESRMSDHSY from the coding sequence ATGAATCTCACCAAATATACCGGCCTCACGATCTTTTGCGTGGCGCTTGCTGCGTTCATCGGACTCCTTTTCCTTACTCGGCATGAACTGGAGGAAGTCCAAATCCAGCACATCACAGACGAACTCAAACCTCAGCATCAGCCCTATCTTCAGGCAGAACTAGAGAAGCTAGCTGGCCAAGATTTGGGAGGAAAGTTCTCTTTTGTGCCCAAGGTCATGCAGGCCATCCATCAGGCCAATGCAGCCATTACCACTGAATTTCAAATCAGCGAGGAGCAAGTTGCCCAGTTCGTGCAGACTGCCCAAACCGCCTCTGATGCTGGTTTTGCGATGACAGAAACGTCACGCGCCTCTGCGCTGGAAAAGCTCCCTGAATCCATGCGTCAAACGATTTCAGATTACACGGGCTGGCTAGTAGGGAAAGAATTCGGATCACAGGACGAATATCAGACCCAAGCTGCCCAAGGCGTGAAAAATGCCGTGGATGGATTCATCAATGGGAAATTGATTGCGGGGGAGAAAAAAGACTATGCTTATAAAATCCTCAAAGGAAGCTCAAAGGGGCTGTTCTGGGAACATCAATATCTATTTTTCTGGTTGATCATTGTAGGCGGAAGTTTGGGGGCGCTCATGTGGATTGTCCCTGCATTTTTCGACGGCATCCCGGGAATTAAGCACAATGGAATTTACCACAACTCAGCAACCTCAAGAGGAGCTATTGGCATTGCGACTGGCGTGTTTCTCATCAGCTTTTATATCCTGCTATATTTCTTCCACTACCTCATTCCGGAGTGGATCAGCCTCGTAGACCCGGTTTCTATGTGGCTTCGTGGTGAGCCTGCGTCGCAATGGTTCATGTATGGTTTCCTCTACACGATAGCAATCACCGTGATGGGGATCAGGATGTTCACGAAATATCGCCATAGCAACTACCATCTCCTTCGTACAGCTTCGGTGATGTTTTTCCAGATTTGCTTTGCCTTTTTGATTCCACAGGTACTGTACCAATTGAATTTACCGGAAGATGATCTCAAGAATATCTGGCCTTTGGATTATGACCTTTTCTTCGAATGGAACATCGATGCGCATATTCAGGCTGGCAGTATCGGGATTTTCATGTTGGTGTGGGGCATTATCTTGACCGTAGTGGGAGTTCCCCTCCTGACCTATTTCTTTGGAAAGCGTTGGTACTGCTCGTGGGTGTGTGGTTGTGGAGGATTGGCCGAGACTTTGGGAGACCCCTACCGCCAGTTGTCGGACAAATCCCTGAAAGCGTGGAAGGTTGAGCGTTGGCTGATTCACAGCGTCTTGGTATTCGCAGTGATCATGACAGGCTTGGTCCTTTATACCTATTTCTCGAAGGAATCCACCGTATTGGGACTCAATAGCTACACCGTCCGGAGCTGGTATGGATTTGGGATTAGTTCCATCTTCGCAGGCGTGGTCGGTACAGGATTCTATCCATTGATGGGAAGTCGAGTCTGGTGCCGTTTTGGGTGCCCGTTGGCTGCTTATCTGGGAATTGTACAGCGGTTCAAATCCAGGTTTAGAATCACGACGAATGGAGGGCAATGTATATCCTGCGGGAATTGCTCTACCTACTGCGAAATGGGAATTGATGTCCGTGCCTATGCACAGCGTGGTCAAAATATCGTGAGAGCATCTTGCGTAGGATGCGGCGTATGTGCTGCAGTATGTCCACGAGGAGTTTTGGCGCTCGAAAATGGACCCAATACTGACGAATCTCGTATGAGCGATCATTCCTACTAG
- a CDS encoding superoxide dismutase: MAFQLPDLPYAFDALEPNIDARTMEIHHDKHHAGYTNKLNAAIEGTDLADKSIEDILANISSASTGVRNNGGGFYNHSLFWTVMSPNGGGEPTGAVADAINAAFGSFEGFKDAFAKAAATRFGSGWAWLIKKADGSVAVTSTPNQDNPLMDVVEEQGTPILGLDVWEHAYYLNYQNRRPDYITAFFNVINWDKVTELYNG, translated from the coding sequence ATGGCTTTTCAACTTCCGGATCTCCCATACGCATTTGATGCGCTTGAACCCAATATCGACGCCCGCACCATGGAAATCCACCATGACAAGCATCATGCTGGATACACCAACAAATTGAATGCGGCTATCGAGGGCACTGACCTTGCCGACAAATCCATCGAAGATATCCTCGCCAACATTTCTAGCGCTTCTACTGGCGTTCGCAACAATGGTGGTGGTTTCTACAACCACTCCTTGTTCTGGACTGTCATGAGCCCTAACGGTGGTGGTGAGCCTACAGGTGCTGTTGCTGATGCAATCAACGCTGCCTTTGGTTCTTTCGAAGGATTCAAAGACGCTTTCGCCAAAGCTGCTGCTACCCGTTTCGGTTCTGGCTGGGCTTGGTTGATCAAGAAAGCTGACGGTTCCGTTGCTGTTACCTCTACTCCTAATCAGGACAACCCTCTGATGGATGTAGTAGAAGAGCAAGGAACGCCAATCTTGGGGCTTGACGTATGGGAGCACGCCTACTACCTCAACTACCAAAACCGTCGCCCAGACTATATCACTGCATTCTTCAACGTGATCAACTGGGACAAGGTAACTGAGCTGTACAACGGCTAA
- a CDS encoding signal peptidase II yields MLRFLGKAQLYFLFACAVALVDQGLKIMVKLRMDLYEEVQIFGNHVKFYFTENNGFAFGLELFQLLEEIGIYMTPHTSKTILSLFSLIAVILLGLVLYRFSDHRSRLPWFIALIFGGALGNIIDRMFYGMFFQSINQYAGGFLHGRVVDMIFLDFGGAYYLTPVFNLADVAITFGLIIVLIFQGVFMRRHERKLAMEYADQIALQHSST; encoded by the coding sequence ATGCTCCGATTTTTAGGGAAGGCTCAGCTCTATTTCCTGTTTGCATGTGCAGTTGCCTTAGTGGATCAGGGTCTCAAGATCATGGTCAAACTCAGGATGGACCTCTATGAAGAAGTGCAAATCTTTGGAAATCATGTGAAATTCTACTTCACCGAAAACAATGGTTTTGCTTTTGGTCTAGAGCTATTCCAGCTACTAGAGGAGATTGGCATATACATGACGCCTCACACCAGCAAGACAATCCTTTCCCTATTTTCCTTGATCGCGGTGATCCTATTGGGCTTGGTATTGTATCGATTTTCCGACCACCGATCTCGATTGCCGTGGTTTATTGCGCTCATTTTTGGTGGTGCTTTGGGCAATATTATTGACCGGATGTTCTACGGGATGTTTTTTCAGTCTATCAATCAATACGCTGGGGGATTTCTACACGGAAGAGTGGTGGATATGATTTTCCTCGATTTTGGTGGAGCCTATTACCTCACTCCCGTATTCAATCTGGCAGACGTCGCGATCACATTCGGTTTGATCATCGTGCTCATATTTCAAGGAGTATTCATGCGACGACACGAGCGCAAGCTTGCTATGGAATACGCCGACCAAATTGCCCTTCAACATAGTTCTACTTGA
- a CDS encoding signal peptidase II: MNSKRKYFLIALGVVLLDQSSKLVVKLNMDLHQEIRLLGDFFKIHFIENPGAAFGVTIANLFSLVGGEMSEWTGKMILSIFSILAVCAIAVVLYRMANHKSALPLFIALILGGALGNIIDRTFYGIWFESINAYEGGLLHGRVVDMFYFDLWKGFVPHWVPLLGGKPMALWPIFNIADAAITIGIVVILLFQGRFFKKHDEKITSSTSDPKPTIQPSPIEPPTESPSSETDSNSGSER; encoded by the coding sequence ATGAATTCGAAGCGGAAGTATTTTTTGATTGCGTTAGGGGTCGTGTTGCTGGATCAATCATCAAAACTGGTGGTGAAACTCAACATGGACCTGCATCAGGAAATACGGCTGCTGGGTGATTTCTTCAAGATCCATTTCATAGAAAACCCCGGAGCTGCCTTCGGGGTTACTATCGCCAATCTCTTCTCTTTAGTGGGGGGCGAGATGTCCGAATGGACAGGGAAAATGATTCTTTCAATCTTTTCCATCTTGGCAGTTTGTGCCATTGCGGTAGTTCTCTATCGTATGGCCAACCACAAATCAGCGCTTCCCCTATTTATCGCATTGATTTTGGGTGGGGCACTTGGCAATATCATTGATCGAACCTTTTATGGGATCTGGTTCGAGTCGATCAATGCCTACGAAGGAGGTCTGCTCCACGGTCGTGTGGTAGACATGTTCTACTTTGACCTGTGGAAAGGATTTGTTCCGCATTGGGTACCCTTACTCGGAGGCAAACCCATGGCGCTTTGGCCCATCTTCAATATTGCCGATGCGGCCATTACCATTGGAATTGTGGTCATTTTGCTGTTTCAAGGAAGGTTTTTCAAGAAACATGACGAAAAAATCACTTCCTCCACTTCCGATCCCAAACCCACGATTCAGCCGTCTCCGATCGAGCCGCCAACTGAATCCCCTAGCTCTGAGACCGATTCGAATTCCGGTAGCGAACGCTAA
- a CDS encoding TraR/DksA C4-type zinc finger protein — protein MGNHSDKKFYSKAELEEFRGIINTKLDDARNEHKRLANSLKEFSSSSADSINFTEFGNESREKEQVEILMARQAKFIDKLEKALIRIENGSYGICRVTGELIPAERLRVVPHATTTVQAKLKQNKNGQKPNR, from the coding sequence ATGGGAAATCATTCTGACAAGAAGTTCTATTCAAAGGCGGAACTTGAAGAGTTTCGTGGCATTATCAACACCAAGTTGGACGACGCCCGGAATGAGCACAAACGATTGGCCAATAGCTTGAAGGAATTCAGCAGTAGTTCAGCCGATAGTATCAATTTCACCGAGTTTGGCAATGAAAGCCGAGAGAAAGAACAGGTGGAGATACTGATGGCTAGACAAGCTAAATTTATCGATAAGCTTGAAAAGGCCTTGATTCGGATTGAAAACGGCTCTTATGGCATTTGCCGGGTGACTGGCGAATTGATTCCTGCCGAGCGTCTTCGTGTGGTTCCCCATGCTACGACAACTGTTCAGGCCAAGCTGAAGCAGAATAAAAACGGACAGAAACCCAATCGATGA